The region AATCTTGCCCACTCTTTTTTGCTCATTTCGAAAATGTCCTTTTCTTCCATTTCTCCCTCCTTTTTTGAGGGATATTTTACATCCTTAAACAGGACATTTTCATTTTGCCAGATTAGGACATTTTCATTTTGGTATTACACTTCTTTTATTATTACCACCCCAGTTATGACTGTATGGCATCTTTGGCTTAATTTTTTCAATATCCTCTTAGCATCGGCATTATCTTTTGGCTGCCTAATTATCTCATTATCCAATGATACTACGGTATCAGCACCAATGACCACAGATGAGTTCCCTATCATTTCTTGGTGTCGGACAATAATATTCCTTGCCTTCTCCTCTGCTATGCGGATAGAGTAAGATTCTGCATCCTCACCAGGAAATATTTCCTCAGAAATATCGCTCCCAATGACAATAAAATCTGTCTCAGGAATGATTTGAGCAAGGAGTTCTTTGCGGCGTGGTGACTTAGAGGCTAAAATTATATTTTTATATATCGTACCGTCTCCTTACCAACTTTTTATTAAAAGCCCAACATTAAGGAAGTTTACCATTAACTTCCAATTTATCTTCAAGGTCACTCCTGAATGCACCAATTATCAATCTTCCGTCTTTTAGATATTCAAAAAACTCAGAATAACTATTTGGACTCAAGAAGTGAAAGATATATTCCTGTTTA is a window of bacterium DNA encoding:
- a CDS encoding Maf family protein, with the protein product MYKNIILASKSPRRKELLAQIIPETDFIVIGSDISEEIFPGEDAESYSIRIAEEKARNIIVRHQEMIGNSSVVIGADTVVSLDNEIIRQPKDNADAKRILKKLSQRCHTVITGVVIIKEV